Within the Flavobacterium sp. CG_23.5 genome, the region GTTGTGAATAACATTACTCAAACTATTCAATCTATCCAACAAGCAATTCAGGAAGCTGAAAATAATTCAGGTTATAAGATTAAAGATGTCGTTGTTGGGATAGCTGGTCAGCATATTCGTAGCATTCAACATACAGATTATATTAGCAGAAATAATCCCGAAGAAGTAATTGGAGGGAATGATATTCAGCTTTTAATTGACCAAGTAAATAAATTGGCCATGTTACCTGGCGAAGAAATTATACATGTATTACCACAGGAATTTAAAATTGACGGGCAATCGGAAATTAAAGAGCCTATTGGAATGTATGGCGGAAGATTAGAATCGAGCTTTCATGTTGTGGTAGGTCAAGCATCATCGATACGTAATGTAGGAAGATGTATTCAAAGTTCGGGAATTGAATTGTCAGGTTTGACATTGGAGCCATTAGCGTCTGCTGATGCTGTTTTAAGTCAGGAAGAAAAAGAAGCTGGAGTTGCACTTATCGATATAGGTGGTGGAACAACGGATTTGGCCATTTTTAAAGATGGTATTATTCGTCATACTGCTGTAATACCTTTTGGAGGAAATGTAATTACAGATGATATTAAAGAAGGTTGCTCTATAATTGAAAAGCAAGCGGAGTTATTGAAAGTTAAATTTGGATCTGCTTGGCCAGGAGAAAATAAAGACAACGAAATTGTTTCTATTCCAGGATTGAGAGGTAGAGAACCAAAAGAAATTTCTTTAAAGAATTTGTCTAAAATAATTCACGCTCGTGTAGTAGAAATTATAGATCAGGTTTTCACCGAAGTAAAAGCGTACGGTCATGAAGATCCTCGTAAAAAATTAATTGCTGGGATTGTGCTTACCGGTGGTGGTGCTCAATTGAAACACATCAAGCAGTTAGTGGAATACATTACTGGAATGGATACCAGAATTGGCTATCCAAACGAGCATTTAGCTGGAGATTCTGATGAGGAGATTTCAAGTCCTTTATATGCAACGGCAGTAGGATTGGTGATGAATAGCATTCAAAATAATTCTCAAAGTGCAGTACGAATGGATGCTATTGAGCCTCCAAAAACTATTGTTTACAGACCGCCAGTTATGCAAAATACTGAGGTGGAAGTTCCTAGAATAGAGATGGAAGAGGAAGTAAAAAGCTTTAGAGGTAAACAAGAAGAGTCTACCGGGGATAAAATCCAAAGATCGTTTTTTGACAGATATGTTGATAAAATTAAAGATTTCTTAGATAACGCAGAATAACAGCAAAATAAATAATATTTTAAATCTCCTTTTTGCCCCAAGCTTTTAGTAGAGAAAAAAGAATTAAACAAGAATTTAAAAACCAAATAAAATGATGAGCAACTCAGAATTTGGAAGTATTTCATTTGATTTACCAAAGAATCAATCAAATGTAATAAAAGTAATTGGTGTAGGTGGAGGCGGTAGTAACGCTATAAATCACATGTTCAAACAAGGGATTAAAGGCGTAGATTTTATCGTCTGCAATACTGATTCACAAGCCCTCCAAAGTAGTTCAGTTCCTAATAAAATACAATTAGGAGTGCATTTGACTGAAGGACTTGGTGCTGGAGCAAACCCAGATGTAGGTCAACAATCCGCTATTGAAAGTATTGCCGAAATAGAAAAAATGTTGGATCGCAATACTAAAATGGTTTTTATCACTGCAGGAATGGGTGGTGGAACTGGAACTGGAGCAGCTCCCGTAATTGCGCAATTGGCTAAAGAAAGAGATATTCTTACGGTAGGAATTGTGACTTTACCTTTCTTATTTGAAGGAAAGGTGCGTCAGGAACAAGCCTTAATCGGAATAGATAAATTGCGTAAACAAGTCGACTCGTTAATTGTTATCAATAATAATAAATTAAGAGAAGTGTACGGAAATCTTGGTTTCAAAGCTGGGTTCTCAAAAGCTGATGAAGTTTTGGCAACAGCCTCAAGAGGAATTGCTGAAGTAATTACACATCACTATACTCAAAATATAGATTTAAGAGATGCTAAAACAGTATTGTATAATAGCGGAACGGCTATTATGGGATCTTCTGTGTCTTCAGGCGAGAATAGAGCTAAAGAAGCAATTGTTTCTGCTTTGGATTCTCCTTTGTTAAATGATAATAAAATTACCGGTGCCAAAAACGTATTGTTGCTTATCGTTTCTGGAACTAATGAAATTACAATTGACGAAATTGGAGAAATTAATGATCATATTCAAATCGAAGCAGGTCATAATGCCAATATTATCATGGGGGTTGGTGAAGACGAATCACTTGGGGATGCTATCGCAGTTACTATAATTGCGACAGGATTTGATATTGAACAACAAAATGAAATTGTAAATACAGAACCTAAAAAAATTATTCATACCCTAGAGGACGAGCAAAGAAGTGTTCATAATCTAAGTAATAAAACAGTTGCTGCATTCGATTTAAATAGCGAAACGCCAGCATCTAGTTCTAACGAAAGAATTGTTTTTGATTTATTAGAAGATACAACTTTAGTTGCTGAACCAGTAGTAGCTCCTGCGCCAGTCGTTACGGCTCCAACAATTAATAAAGAAGAATTGACGGTTATGTCTGAATTTATAAAAAATTTAGATGTGACTTTTGAAATCGTTTCACCAATTAAGGATATTGAATTTACTTTCACTGCACCAGAAGTTAAAGCGGTACAACCAAAAATTATAGAAAGACAAGAACAAACTGCTTTCTCTTTTGACCTGCCACTTTTCAAAACGGAACCAGTAGCTCAAGTGGAAGAAAATAAAGTTTTGTTTGAACTAACGAATGAAACTCGTGAGATTAAAGTAAACGAAGCAGTTCAATTTGTGCCAGTAACAGAATTGTCTGACAGAGGAATTATCAAATATTCTCTTGAAGAGTATATGGAAGTTGAGAATGATTTTGCAGCCAAACCAATTGCGAAAGCAGTTGAAGTTCCTGTTCCAGCCGAGTTAAATATCACGATGAAACAAGTAGACGCATCTACAAATGCACCAACTCATTTCGAAAGTATTTCTCCAATGGAAATGACAATTGAGGAAACGTTGAAACTTAGAGCGGACGAAAGAAGAAAAAAACTAAAAGAATTCAATTACAAGTTTCATAATAATGTTTCTAAAATTGATGAGTATGAGAAAGAACCTGCCTACAAAAGATTAGGTATTGATATCTCAAACAATCAACCAAACAATACAAATTCGAGAATTTCTGTGGGGACAGACAGCAACAATGATTTACAGTTGCGTTCAAACAATTCGTATTTACATGACAATGTAGATTAACTAACTCAAACCAAAATGAGATAGCCCGAAAATTCAATTTAATTTTCGGGTTATTTTTTTTGTGTAACGAGATGAAAGCAATCTATTGTTAATTCCAGTTAATTTCTTTAAATTTGTCAGGCCTTAATCCAGCTGTCGTTTCAAGCTTTTTCTCGAAAATGGTTTTTTCTAAGCCCTTAAAAGAGCTTCCGCTTGTCGCTTTTTAAGTTCAAGAAAAAATACAATTTCTCCCAAAAAGGCTTTTTACTACCATCTGGGGCAATTTTTAAGTGCTCTGTTGCAGTGTTCAGTTTTTCAGGTGGAATGGGAAATCTAATATCAAGAATCTAATATCTAAAATTAATATGAGTTTATCAATAAAAATCATGGACGAGCTTAAAGCCGCCATGAGAGCCAAAGATACTGTTGCATTGGAAGCACTAAGAGCTATTAAATCTGAAATTCTTTTAGCACAAACGGCTACAGGTTCAAAAGAAGAAATTACGGAAGACGACGAGGTTAAATTGCTTCAGAGATTGGTAAAAACCCGTAAGGAAAGTGCTAGAATTTTTACAGAACAAAATCGTTTGGATTTAGCTGAACCAGAATTGGCACAAATCGCAGTAATCGAAAAATTCTTGCCAGCACAATTAAGCGAAGCAGAAGTTGAAGCTGTAATTGCAAAAATCATTGCGGAAACTGGAGCGTCAGGTATTGCAGCGATGGGAAAAGTGATGGGATTGGCCTCTGCACAATTAGGAGGAACTGCCGAAGGGAAAACCATTTCTACAATAGTAAAAAAGCTATTGACATAAAATTTAGATTTAAGGTTGACGATTTTATATCAACAATCTTAAATCAACTGGCTGCGTAGTTCAACTGGATAGAATATCAGATTTCGACTCTGAGGGTTGCAGGTTCGAACCCTGTCGCGGCCACTAATAAACTTTGATTAGCCATAAAATAGTAAAGCTCGCTTTAGCTGTTTTGTGGCTTTTTTTTGTTTTCAAACTAGAGTTTTGTAGTTTAGGTGTGTCAACCTATGCTAGGCCATAAAACAGATGGATACATTTCAAATTTTCATGATAGTATTTTTCAGCATTTTGATAGCTGGATGGGCTTTTAGTATTATCATCGAACCTTTGTATGTGCTTGTTTTTAATAAACCGCTTTACATTCATTGGTACCCAATAGCGCGCAAACTTACTCCTTCACAAAAATATATTCTCGAACAGGAATTTACCTTTTACCAAAAGTTATCCATTAAAAGAAAGCAATTTTTTGAGCATCGTGTGGCGGCATTTATTGCCAAGTACGATTTTGTAGGGAAAGGAGATTTTTTTGTTACTGATCAAGTGAGGATACTCATTTCTGCTACTTTCGTAATGCTGACTTTTGGAATGCGGCATTATTTAATCAATGTTTTTGATCGAATTATTGTGTATCCGGAATCCTATTTTTCTACCATTAATCAAGAATACCATAAAGGAGAATTTAATCCGAGAATGAAAACCGTAGTTTTGTCCTGGAAGGATTTCTTGGAAGGATTTGAATTTGAAAGTGACAATCTGAATCTTGGCTTGCATGAGTTTTCACACGCTTTATATTTTCATGGGTTGAAAGGAAGGGATCAAAGTAGCATTGTTTTTTCGGATGCTTATGTTGAAATAAAAGAATATTTAGTCCAACCCTATGTTCTTAATAATCTTGTTGCATCAAATTATTTCAGGATTTACGCTTACACTAATCAGATAGAATTTATGGCCGTAGTTTTAGAGCATTTTTTCGAAACACCTCATATTTTCAACAAAGAATTTCCTGAACTTTTTGAAAAAGTAAGAACAATGATTAATTACACGGATAAATAATCGAGTTCTGGATTTGTTGTGTCCTCATTTTAGAATATTATAACAATAAAAAAAGTCCCGTTCTGATAATTTAGCAGAACGGGACTTTTTTATTGGAGACTAGTCTTTCTACAAAGCTGTCAATTGTTTCAAATCAGCAATCGTTTTTGTTGGATTTTCCGCTTTAAATACAAAGCTACCAGCAACAAGAACATCTGCTCCTGCTTCTACCAATTGTTTTGCATTTTTATTAGTAACGCCACCGTCAACCTCTATAAGTGTAGTCGCCCCTTTTATATTGATTAAGTCTTTTAACTTTTTAACTTTTGCGTAGGTGTTTTCAATAAAAGATTGACCTCCAAAACCTGGATTTACGCTCATGATACAAACCAAATCGATATCATTGATTACATCTTCTAATAAGTCAATATTAGTATGTGGATTAATGGCAACACCGGCTTTCATACCTTCGGCTTTAATCGCTTGTAAGGTTCTGTGAAGGTGCGTGCAAGCTTCGTAATGTACGCTTAGAATATTAGCTCCTAATTCAGCAAAAGTTTTAATATAGCGGTCCGGGTCAATAATCATTAAATGAACATCGACTGTTTTTTTAGCATGTCTTGTAATCGCTTCCAAAACTGGCATTCCGTAAGAAATATTGGGAACAAAAACGCCGTCCATGATATCAATGTGAAACCAATCGGCTTCGCTGTTGTTAATCATTTCGATGTCGCGTTGCAGATTAGCAAAATCAGCTGCAAGTACTGATGGCGCAATTATTGTGTTTTTCATTGTGTTGTTTGTTACGTTGAGATGCACTGCAGTGCGTCTTTACAAAGTTGTAGTTTCTGCAAAAGTAACTTTTTTACAATTAATGCGAAAGTTTTTTTATCGGGATGGCTCGTTAGGGACAGCTCGAGCTGTCCGTACTATATATGCGTGAGGGATAGAGGTGGTATCCTCGTAGCGTAGCGGAGAGATAAAGCCGAAAGCCCGACCCGAAGTTTTTACGAAGGGGCACGCCCAAATCAAATCCAAAAAGCATTTTTTTTTTAATAGAAAGAAAGATTAGAAGTTTCTAATTCCCCCTTCGGGGGTTAGGGGGCTAAAAAGCAAAACTCCGGTAATCAGCCGGAGTTTCAATCATCAATCAAAAAACGAACAGTCAATCAAACTGTTGTTTACTGTAAAATCTCAACATTCGAAATTCCAAACTCCAAAAGATAAATTGGGATTTGGAATTTCAAATATTGGGATTTGTTTTATCCTAAATAGGTTTTTAGTATTTTACTTCTTGAAGTGTGTTTTAATCTACGGATTGCTTTTTCCTTGATTTGACGCACACGCTCACGCGTTAGGTCGAAAGTTTCTCCGATTTCCTCAAGAGTCATTGGGTGTTGATCGCCAAGACCAAAGTACAAACGAACTACATCAGCCTCTCTTGGAGTCAATGTTTCCAATGAACGCTCGATTTCAGTACGCAATGATTCGTGGATTAATTCTCTGTCCGGATTTGGAGATTCACCTGAACGTAAAACGTCATAAAGGTTTGAATCTTCTCCTTCTACAAGAGGTGCATCCATTGATAAGTGACGACCAGAGTTTTTCATGCTCTCTTTTACGTCATTTACGGTCATGTCAAGCTCTTTTGCAATTTCCTCAGCAGATGGTGGACGCTCGTTAGATTGCTCTAATAAAGCGTACATTTTGTTGATTTTATTGATAGAACCAATTTTGTTCAAAGGCAAACGAACGATACGAGATTGTTCAGCCA harbors:
- the ftsA gene encoding cell division protein FtsA; translated protein: MEKENIAVGLDIGTTKIVAMIGKKNEYGKLEILGIGKSKSLGVARGVVNNITQTIQSIQQAIQEAENNSGYKIKDVVVGIAGQHIRSIQHTDYISRNNPEEVIGGNDIQLLIDQVNKLAMLPGEEIIHVLPQEFKIDGQSEIKEPIGMYGGRLESSFHVVVGQASSIRNVGRCIQSSGIELSGLTLEPLASADAVLSQEEKEAGVALIDIGGGTTDLAIFKDGIIRHTAVIPFGGNVITDDIKEGCSIIEKQAELLKVKFGSAWPGENKDNEIVSIPGLRGREPKEISLKNLSKIIHARVVEIIDQVFTEVKAYGHEDPRKKLIAGIVLTGGGAQLKHIKQLVEYITGMDTRIGYPNEHLAGDSDEEISSPLYATAVGLVMNSIQNNSQSAVRMDAIEPPKTIVYRPPVMQNTEVEVPRIEMEEEVKSFRGKQEESTGDKIQRSFFDRYVDKIKDFLDNAE
- the ftsZ gene encoding cell division protein FtsZ, which gives rise to MMSNSEFGSISFDLPKNQSNVIKVIGVGGGGSNAINHMFKQGIKGVDFIVCNTDSQALQSSSVPNKIQLGVHLTEGLGAGANPDVGQQSAIESIAEIEKMLDRNTKMVFITAGMGGGTGTGAAPVIAQLAKERDILTVGIVTLPFLFEGKVRQEQALIGIDKLRKQVDSLIVINNNKLREVYGNLGFKAGFSKADEVLATASRGIAEVITHHYTQNIDLRDAKTVLYNSGTAIMGSSVSSGENRAKEAIVSALDSPLLNDNKITGAKNVLLLIVSGTNEITIDEIGEINDHIQIEAGHNANIIMGVGEDESLGDAIAVTIIATGFDIEQQNEIVNTEPKKIIHTLEDEQRSVHNLSNKTVAAFDLNSETPASSSNERIVFDLLEDTTLVAEPVVAPAPVVTAPTINKEELTVMSEFIKNLDVTFEIVSPIKDIEFTFTAPEVKAVQPKIIERQEQTAFSFDLPLFKTEPVAQVEENKVLFELTNETREIKVNEAVQFVPVTELSDRGIIKYSLEEYMEVENDFAAKPIAKAVEVPVPAELNITMKQVDASTNAPTHFESISPMEMTIEETLKLRADERRKKLKEFNYKFHNNVSKIDEYEKEPAYKRLGIDISNNQPNNTNSRISVGTDSNNDLQLRSNNSYLHDNVD
- a CDS encoding GatB/YqeY domain-containing protein, with protein sequence MSLSIKIMDELKAAMRAKDTVALEALRAIKSEILLAQTATGSKEEITEDDEVKLLQRLVKTRKESARIFTEQNRLDLAEPELAQIAVIEKFLPAQLSEAEVEAVIAKIIAETGASGIAAMGKVMGLASAQLGGTAEGKTISTIVKKLLT
- a CDS encoding zinc-dependent peptidase; the protein is MDTFQIFMIVFFSILIAGWAFSIIIEPLYVLVFNKPLYIHWYPIARKLTPSQKYILEQEFTFYQKLSIKRKQFFEHRVAAFIAKYDFVGKGDFFVTDQVRILISATFVMLTFGMRHYLINVFDRIIVYPESYFSTINQEYHKGEFNPRMKTVVLSWKDFLEGFEFESDNLNLGLHEFSHALYFHGLKGRDQSSIVFSDAYVEIKEYLVQPYVLNNLVASNYFRIYAYTNQIEFMAVVLEHFFETPHIFNKEFPELFEKVRTMINYTDK
- the rpe gene encoding ribulose-phosphate 3-epimerase codes for the protein MKNTIIAPSVLAADFANLQRDIEMINNSEADWFHIDIMDGVFVPNISYGMPVLEAITRHAKKTVDVHLMIIDPDRYIKTFAELGANILSVHYEACTHLHRTLQAIKAEGMKAGVAINPHTNIDLLEDVINDIDLVCIMSVNPGFGGQSFIENTYAKVKKLKDLINIKGATTLIEVDGGVTNKNAKQLVEAGADVLVAGSFVFKAENPTKTIADLKQLTAL
- a CDS encoding RNA polymerase sigma factor RpoD/SigA codes for the protein MRQLKITKQVTNRETASLDKYLQEIGKVDLITADEEVELAQKIKAGDQKALEKLTKANLRFVVSVAKQYQNQGLTLPDLINEGNLGLIKAAQRFDETRGFKFISYAVWWIRQSILQALAEQSRIVRLPLNKIGSINKINKMYALLEQSNERPPSAEEIAKELDMTVNDVKESMKNSGRHLSMDAPLVEGEDSNLYDVLRSGESPNPDRELIHESLRTEIERSLETLTPREADVVRLYFGLGDQHPMTLEEIGETFDLTRERVRQIKEKAIRRLKHTSRSKILKTYLG